The genome window TCGCGCAGTGCGGGACCTCATGCTCGGAGATCACCGTCTGTTCGCCGTGCGGGTTGGTGCCGTAGCGGGTCACCGTGACGGTCTCACCATGTGCAAGGCGCATCGGTCACCGTCCGGAACTTCATCGGGATGGAGCCGTACCCGCGGCGGACGCCCAGGAGGCGCCACTCGGTATCGAGCACCGTCAGGTAGCCACTCGCGACGCGGGTGTCCAGCGTGTAGCCGAACGACTCCGCGTTCTGCTCGCGGATTCCGTCAGGGTTGCGGAGAACTCGGGCGACTGCGGTCGCCTCGACCATGACGAGCAAGCCGGGGTCAACCGACGTCAGGTCACTCAGCCGGCTTTGAATCAGGAGCTCGACGTCGCTTAGGAGCGTCGCCGCTCGTTCCGCTTCGCCGTCCTCGAACGGT of Saccharopolyspora erythraea contains these proteins:
- a CDS encoding Gp19/Gp15/Gp42 family protein; amino-acid sequence: MATATPQDVESRLGRPFEDGEAERAATLLSDVELLIQSRLSDLTSVDPGLLVMVEATAVARVLRNPDGIREQNAESFGYTLDTRVASGYLTVLDTEWRLLGVRRGYGSIPMKFRTVTDAPCTW